From the genome of Thermodesulfobacteriota bacterium, one region includes:
- the thiE gene encoding thiamine phosphate synthase has product MTTGDRCKRVGRVHVLTDVVLQARFSHVELARRALAGGAEAVQFREKGGSTRELIGVAREMAALCRGAGAVFLVNDRVDVALAAEADGVHLGQSDFPLALARRLLGEHRIIGGSATTLEEARRCVEEGADYVGFGPVYPTGSKADAAPARGLGLLREVAAAVPVPVVAIGGIGIDNAPDVVRAGAHGVAVISAVCCQEDPAEATRRLLEALEFTTS; this is encoded by the coding sequence ATGACCACGGGCGACAGGTGCAAACGGGTTGGAAGGGTACACGTGCTCACCGACGTGGTGCTCCAGGCGCGGTTCTCCCACGTGGAGCTCGCCCGTCGGGCCCTGGCCGGCGGCGCCGAGGCGGTGCAGTTTCGGGAGAAGGGGGGGAGCACCCGGGAGCTCATCGGGGTGGCCCGGGAGATGGCGGCCCTGTGCCGGGGGGCCGGCGCGGTCTTCCTCGTCAACGACCGGGTGGACGTGGCGCTGGCCGCCGAGGCCGACGGGGTGCACCTGGGCCAGAGCGACTTCCCCCTTGCCCTGGCCCGAAGGCTCCTGGGGGAGCACCGGATCATCGGGGGCTCGGCCACGACCCTGGAGGAGGCCCGCCGGTGCGTGGAGGAGGGCGCCGACTACGTGGGCTTCGGGCCCGTGTACCCCACCGGCTCCAAGGCCGACGCGGCGCCCGCCCGGGGGCTTGGCCTCCTGCGGGAGGTGGCCGCGGCGGTGCCGGTTCCGGTGGTGGCCATCGGGGGTATCGGGATCGACAACGCGCCCGACGTCGTGCGCGCAGGGGCCCACGGGGTGGCTGTCATCTCGGCCGTGTGCTGCCAGGAGGATCCGGCCGAGGCCACGCGCCGGCTCCTCGAGGCGTTGGAGTTCACCACGAGCTGA
- a CDS encoding efflux RND transporter periplasmic adaptor subunit yields the protein MIRIRCLSLLFLIPCLLVACTPSGTGSRSGAEPPPTAAVEAGDFVIAVSATGKVQPESEVEVKSKASGEIVEFPFQAGDLVRAGDLLVALDPVDEERNRERQRIELAATEARLAAARAALRVAEAERALAERDAAAAGAEARARLAEALARLARDEGLLAAGVVSREEAEASSTRAAEARAAVERTEAAAERARARGDDVERAAQEVRRAEADLGASLLSLQEAERRLADTRILSPLNGVVTETLVEAGQVVSSALTNVGGGTALLKIANLSRLYVLLAVDEVDIGQVRLGQEARIRPDAFRDAVLGGRVVQISPVGREEQKVVLFDVKVSVEGDGTEEPQKKAAALLRPGMTADVEVEVARSAGTLWIPREALDPSGARVRVAGEGAEPEERTVETGLRDAHRVEIRSGLAAGERVVLLGPATPSAWRRDAAPTADRGRARASFFWRLGRR from the coding sequence ATGATCCGAATCCGTTGCCTTTCGCTCCTCTTCCTGATCCCCTGCCTCCTGGTCGCGTGCACCCCCTCCGGCACGGGTTCCCGATCGGGGGCCGAGCCGCCGCCCACCGCGGCGGTCGAGGCCGGGGACTTCGTCATCGCCGTCTCGGCCACGGGCAAGGTGCAGCCCGAGTCCGAGGTGGAGGTGAAGAGCAAGGCCTCGGGCGAGATCGTGGAGTTCCCTTTCCAGGCGGGGGACCTGGTGCGCGCGGGGGACCTCCTGGTGGCCCTGGACCCGGTGGACGAGGAGCGCAATCGGGAGCGCCAGCGGATCGAGCTCGCCGCGACCGAGGCCCGCCTCGCGGCGGCCCGCGCGGCGCTGCGGGTGGCCGAGGCCGAGCGCGCCCTGGCCGAGCGCGATGCCGCAGCGGCTGGGGCCGAGGCCCGGGCCCGCCTGGCGGAGGCGCTGGCTCGGCTCGCCCGGGACGAAGGACTCCTGGCCGCCGGAGTAGTGAGCCGAGAGGAGGCCGAAGCCAGTTCCACCCGGGCCGCCGAAGCCCGGGCGGCCGTGGAACGTACCGAGGCGGCGGCCGAGCGGGCCCGCGCCCGGGGCGACGACGTGGAGCGCGCGGCCCAGGAGGTGCGCCGAGCCGAGGCGGACCTGGGGGCTTCCCTCCTGAGCCTCCAGGAAGCCGAGCGGCGGCTCGCGGATACCCGCATCCTCTCCCCGCTGAACGGCGTGGTGACCGAGACCCTGGTGGAGGCCGGGCAGGTGGTCTCCTCGGCCCTGACCAACGTGGGCGGGGGAACGGCGCTCCTCAAGATCGCCAACCTCTCGCGCCTCTACGTGCTCCTGGCGGTGGACGAGGTGGACATCGGCCAGGTGCGCCTGGGCCAGGAGGCCCGGATCCGCCCCGACGCCTTCCGGGACGCCGTGCTGGGGGGCCGGGTGGTGCAGATCTCCCCCGTGGGCCGGGAGGAACAGAAGGTGGTCCTCTTCGACGTGAAGGTCTCGGTGGAGGGCGACGGGACCGAGGAACCCCAGAAGAAGGCCGCCGCCCTCCTACGCCCGGGGATGACCGCCGACGTGGAGGTGGAGGTGGCCCGGTCGGCCGGCACCCTGTGGATCCCCCGGGAGGCGCTGGACCCGTCGGGCGCCCGGGTGCGGGTGGCGGGGGAAGGCGCGGAGCCCGAGGAGCGCACGGTGGAGACGGGCCTGCGCGACGCCCACCGGGTGGAGATCCGTTCCGGGCTCGCGGCCGGGGAGCGGGTGGTCCTCCTGGGCCCGGCCACCCCCAGCGCCTGGCGGCGCGACGCGGCACCCACGGCCGACCGGGGCCGCGCCCGGGCGAGCTTCTTCTGGCGCCTGGGGCGCAGGTAG
- a CDS encoding ABC transporter ATP-binding protein: MGALIECTDLRKVFHLGDQAVRALDGVSFRIDEGEKVAVVGASGSGKSTLLQILGCLEAPDGGSYRLDGRDVAGLDEDALAAVRNRKIGFVFQTFNLLPRATALENVELPLLYAGGLRSREIRDQALQTLERMGLSDRLRHLPQQLSGGQRQRVAIARALVTEPRILLADEPTGNLDSRTGEEILDLFDELNGQGRTLIVVTHDPGVAGRCRRRLVMRDGRLQEA; encoded by the coding sequence GTGGGCGCGCTCATCGAGTGCACGGATCTGCGCAAGGTGTTCCACCTGGGGGACCAGGCGGTGCGGGCCCTGGACGGGGTGTCGTTTCGCATCGACGAGGGGGAGAAGGTGGCGGTGGTGGGCGCCTCGGGCAGCGGCAAGTCCACGCTGCTCCAGATCCTGGGGTGCCTCGAGGCCCCCGACGGCGGGTCCTACCGCCTGGACGGCCGCGACGTGGCCGGCCTCGACGAGGACGCCCTGGCCGCGGTGCGAAACCGCAAGATCGGGTTCGTCTTCCAGACCTTCAACCTCCTGCCCCGAGCCACGGCCCTGGAAAACGTGGAGCTGCCCCTGCTCTATGCGGGGGGGCTGCGCAGCCGCGAGATCCGCGATCAGGCTCTGCAAACTCTGGAGCGGATGGGCCTCTCGGACCGCCTGCGCCACCTGCCCCAGCAGCTCTCGGGGGGCCAGCGGCAGCGGGTCGCCATCGCCCGGGCCCTGGTGACCGAGCCCCGCATACTGCTCGCCGACGAGCCCACGGGAAACCTGGACTCCCGCACGGGAGAGGAGATCCTGGACCTCTTCGACGAGCTCAACGGCCAGGGGCGCACCCTGATCGTCGTCACCCACGATCCGGGCGTGGCCGGGCGGTGCCGGCGCCGCCTGGTCATGCGCGACGGGCGGCTCCAGGAGGCCTGA
- a CDS encoding ABC transporter permease, with translation MLWWTVVKLALKSLAASKLRSTLTMLGVVIGVAAVLAMLAIGEGARLEVTESVRQWGTNVLTIRPGTRGLGGVRTDALQRLTVGDAEALLAEVRQAVAVTPEVTGTVQAKYENRNSRTTVRGVSDAYFDLRNFPLRSGSPFDADDERRMARVAVLGPKVVEDLYGDREMNPVGTAVKIQGDTFTVLGVFRERGDQGWFNPDDQILIPYTTAMKRLLGVDSLRAIYVQVSDEGALDDAQEGIRQVLRARHGLRAGAPDDFYIQSSTEFLQTLEGVSRTFTTLLASVAGVSLLVGGIGIMNIMLVAVTERTREIGVRKAVGARRRDILRQFLVESLVLSAAGGLLGLGLGLAITLLVDRSGAFRTVITPGAPALAVGFALGVGVFFGYYPARKAARLHPVEALRYE, from the coding sequence ATGCTCTGGTGGACCGTGGTGAAGCTCGCCCTCAAGAGCCTCGCGGCCTCGAAGCTGCGCTCCACCCTCACCATGCTGGGGGTGGTGATCGGGGTGGCGGCTGTGCTGGCCATGCTCGCCATCGGGGAGGGGGCGCGCCTGGAGGTGACCGAGTCGGTGCGCCAGTGGGGCACCAACGTGCTCACCATCCGGCCCGGTACCCGGGGCCTCGGGGGGGTGCGCACCGACGCCCTGCAGCGGCTCACCGTGGGCGACGCCGAGGCCCTCCTGGCCGAGGTGCGCCAGGCCGTGGCGGTCACCCCCGAGGTCACGGGCACGGTCCAGGCCAAGTACGAGAACCGCAACTCCCGCACCACGGTGCGCGGGGTGTCCGACGCCTACTTCGACCTGCGCAACTTCCCCCTGCGCAGCGGCAGCCCCTTCGACGCCGACGACGAGCGCCGCATGGCCCGGGTGGCGGTGCTGGGCCCCAAGGTGGTGGAGGACCTCTACGGGGACCGGGAGATGAACCCCGTGGGCACGGCGGTCAAGATTCAGGGCGACACTTTTACCGTGCTCGGCGTCTTCCGGGAGCGGGGGGACCAGGGCTGGTTCAACCCCGACGACCAGATCCTCATCCCCTACACCACGGCCATGAAGCGCCTGCTGGGGGTGGACAGCCTGCGGGCCATCTACGTGCAGGTCTCGGACGAGGGGGCGCTGGACGACGCCCAGGAGGGGATCCGGCAGGTGCTGCGCGCGCGCCACGGGCTGCGCGCGGGCGCCCCGGATGACTTCTACATCCAGAGCTCCACCGAGTTCCTCCAGACCCTCGAAGGGGTGAGCCGCACCTTCACGACCCTGCTGGCGAGCGTGGCGGGGGTGAGCCTGCTGGTGGGGGGGATCGGCATCATGAACATCATGCTCGTGGCCGTGACGGAGCGCACCCGGGAGATCGGGGTGCGCAAGGCCGTGGGCGCGCGCCGGCGCGACATCCTGCGCCAGTTCCTGGTGGAGAGCCTGGTCCTGAGCGCGGCGGGGGGGCTCCTGGGCCTGGGCCTCGGGTTGGCCATCACCCTCCTGGTGGACCGCTCGGGGGCCTTCCGCACCGTCATCACCCCCGGGGCCCCGGCCCTTGCCGTGGGCTTCGCCCTGGGGGTAGGGGTCTTCTTCGGCTACTACCCGGCCCGCAAGGCCGCCCGGCTTCACCCCGTGGAGGCGCTCCGGTATGAGTGA
- a CDS encoding TolC family protein, with translation MSDASRPACRRALGISLPGLVLAAALGGASPPRPAGAESLPLTLPGALLLALERSPELRVERLTAEAQATLAEEARAAFDPSVSASVSHGESRQPTSARQSALEVPGAGVRRGRDDQAAVELVQPLPTGTELTVGADSARNRTNFSPEEYGSRLALGVTQPLLRGLRPEANLAGVRRAENQEIAGQYAFHAAVEGFVAGIEGAYWDLAFARRALEVRRQSLDASRRLLADTETLVAAGRRPTVELAAARAEVAAREESLEDARGALEAARLDLVRRLGPGRDLPWGAQLEPVDEPEPPAAPGDPAPWVQHALLRRPDLMQARLELANGELDVVETRDGLLPRLDFFASYARSGRDTSLGGTWSQVTEKNYDDWRVGLTWQHTLGRRAEGARARRAEFSRQRAQAAVENLALVIQAQVRRAAVDLDRLRRKVELAGVTARARAEETEGERARFDAGRATASDVLQAESRQREAELNWHRARSDARQAETEFLRVQGRLTEARGIHLF, from the coding sequence ATGAGTGACGCGTCGCGGCCGGCCTGCCGGCGAGCCCTGGGCATCTCCCTCCCGGGCCTGGTCCTGGCCGCGGCCCTGGGCGGTGCTTCGCCGCCTCGGCCCGCCGGGGCCGAGAGCCTGCCGCTGACCCTGCCGGGGGCGCTCCTGCTGGCCCTGGAGCGCAGCCCGGAGCTTCGGGTGGAGCGGCTCACGGCCGAGGCCCAGGCCACCCTGGCCGAGGAAGCCCGGGCCGCCTTCGACCCCAGCGTCTCCGCCTCCGTGAGCCACGGGGAGTCGCGCCAGCCCACGAGCGCGCGCCAGAGCGCCCTGGAGGTGCCGGGAGCGGGGGTGCGCCGGGGCCGCGACGACCAGGCGGCGGTCGAGCTCGTCCAGCCGCTTCCCACCGGGACCGAGCTCACCGTGGGGGCCGACTCCGCCCGCAACCGGACCAACTTCTCCCCCGAGGAGTATGGCTCGCGCCTCGCCCTGGGGGTGACCCAGCCGCTCCTGCGGGGGCTCCGCCCCGAGGCCAACCTGGCGGGAGTGCGTCGGGCCGAAAACCAGGAGATCGCCGGCCAGTACGCCTTCCACGCCGCGGTGGAGGGGTTCGTCGCCGGGATCGAGGGAGCGTACTGGGACCTGGCCTTCGCCCGGCGGGCCCTGGAGGTGCGCCGCCAGTCCCTCGACGCGAGCCGGCGGCTCCTGGCCGACACCGAGACCCTGGTGGCCGCGGGGCGCCGCCCGACGGTCGAGCTCGCCGCGGCCCGGGCTGAGGTGGCGGCCCGGGAGGAATCCCTGGAGGACGCCCGGGGCGCCCTGGAGGCTGCCCGCCTCGACCTGGTGCGCCGGCTGGGCCCGGGACGCGACCTGCCCTGGGGCGCGCAGCTCGAACCCGTGGACGAGCCGGAGCCGCCGGCAGCTCCCGGAGACCCGGCCCCCTGGGTCCAGCACGCCTTGCTGCGCCGGCCCGACCTGATGCAGGCCCGCCTGGAGCTGGCCAACGGGGAGCTCGACGTGGTGGAGACCCGCGACGGCCTGCTGCCCCGGCTGGATTTCTTCGCCTCCTATGCCCGCAGCGGGCGCGACACGAGTCTCGGGGGCACCTGGTCCCAGGTGACCGAGAAGAACTACGACGACTGGCGGGTGGGTCTCACCTGGCAGCACACCCTGGGGCGCCGCGCCGAGGGCGCGCGGGCGCGGCGGGCGGAGTTTTCACGGCAGCGGGCGCAAGCCGCCGTGGAAAACCTCGCGCTCGTCATCCAGGCGCAGGTGCGCCGCGCGGCGGTGGACCTCGACCGCCTGCGGCGCAAGGTGGAGCTGGCCGGGGTGACCGCCCGGGCCCGGGCCGAGGAGACCGAGGGAGAGCGCGCCCGGTTCGACGCCGGCCGCGCCACCGCCTCCGACGTCCTCCAGGCGGAGAGCCGCCAGCGGGAGGCCGAGCTCAACTGGCACCGCGCCCGCAGCGACGCCCGCCAGGCCGAGACCGAGTTCCTCCGGGTTCAGGGCCGCCTCACCGAAGCAAGGGGCATCCACCTGTTCTGA
- a CDS encoding glycosyltransferase, with translation MHELLEQYAQVAGHDAVDYLCQLAAPLAGARVVHVNSTREGGGVAEILHKLVPLMQAVGLEARWEVIEGDEDFYRCTKGFHNGLQGEQVVLADALLRAYEKTNARNAEALRAVLEEADFVVIHDPQPAPLITHCPNRRGKWVWRCHIDASHPDRRVWRYLRPWVEPYDASIFSLAEFARALPHPQYLIPPSIDPLSPKNRELSESEVRAVRETLGLDPDLPLVLQVSRYDRFKDPLGVIEAYRLVKRLTPLQLVLAGGGADDDPEGMAMLTEVRQAAEGDPHLHVLLLPNDAHETVNALQRTADVVLQKSLREGFGLTVTEAMWKGKPVIGGDTGGIRLQVVNHFTGFLVRTPEGAALRIRYLLHRDDVRKDMGERARRFVRENYLITRLVRDYLALFVGLESGEERIEVGG, from the coding sequence GTGCACGAGTTGCTGGAGCAGTATGCTCAGGTGGCAGGGCACGACGCGGTGGACTACTTGTGCCAGCTCGCCGCTCCCCTGGCCGGCGCCCGGGTGGTCCACGTCAATTCCACCCGGGAGGGAGGGGGGGTGGCGGAGATCCTCCACAAGCTCGTGCCCCTGATGCAGGCGGTGGGGCTCGAGGCCCGCTGGGAGGTGATCGAGGGGGACGAGGATTTCTACCGCTGTACCAAGGGCTTCCACAACGGCCTCCAGGGAGAGCAGGTCGTCTTGGCCGACGCGCTCCTTCGCGCGTACGAGAAGACCAACGCCCGCAACGCCGAGGCCCTGCGGGCCGTGCTCGAAGAGGCGGACTTCGTCGTCATCCACGATCCCCAACCGGCGCCGCTGATCACCCACTGCCCCAACCGCCGGGGGAAGTGGGTCTGGCGATGCCACATCGACGCCAGCCACCCCGACCGGAGGGTATGGCGGTACCTGCGCCCCTGGGTCGAGCCCTACGACGCGAGCATCTTCTCCCTGGCCGAGTTCGCCCGGGCTCTGCCCCACCCCCAGTACCTCATCCCCCCGAGCATCGACCCCCTGAGCCCCAAGAACCGGGAGCTCTCGGAGTCGGAGGTCCGCGCCGTGCGAGAGACACTCGGGCTGGACCCGGACCTTCCCCTCGTGCTCCAGGTCTCCCGATACGACCGGTTCAAGGACCCCCTGGGGGTGATCGAGGCGTACCGCCTGGTGAAGCGCCTCACGCCTTTGCAGCTCGTCCTGGCCGGGGGAGGGGCCGACGACGATCCCGAAGGGATGGCGATGCTGACCGAGGTGCGGCAGGCGGCCGAGGGTGACCCGCACCTCCATGTGCTGCTCCTTCCCAACGACGCCCACGAGACCGTGAACGCCTTGCAGCGAACCGCGGACGTGGTGCTCCAGAAGTCCTTGCGGGAGGGATTCGGGCTCACCGTGACGGAGGCCATGTGGAAGGGAAAACCGGTGATCGGGGGCGACACCGGGGGGATCCGGCTGCAAGTCGTCAACCACTTCACGGGCTTCCTGGTGCGAACCCCGGAAGGCGCGGCGCTTCGGATCCGCTATCTGCTCCACCGCGACGACGTGCGCAAGGACATGGGAGAGAGGGCGCGGCGCTTCGTCCGAGAAAACTACCTGATCACCCGCCTGGTGCGTGACTACCTCGCCCTGTTCGTCGGACTCGAATCGGGGGAGGAGCGGATCGAGGTGGGGGGCTGA
- a CDS encoding DUF5752 family protein, with the protein MSTAGSESRPEVFRVKDCALLSVATGVRAQTLKELRDGLLSVEGNSLYHHFWGRLLRPRLDEPEYTNDFASWAYHALHEKPLAERLSMANPSEFENLEQLREEVVEILEQRLDESEWSPGARADQQFHFLQARVVIFDTGVSIGTPEDLVGVLPSLPTGSVYYHFIDARRRTQGRRDDFSAWLSGFGESYRPLLARIAALDPYFSSLKEVRYLLAELFRTHLGR; encoded by the coding sequence ATGAGTACTGCTGGTTCCGAAAGCCGGCCCGAGGTCTTCCGGGTCAAGGACTGCGCGCTTCTCAGTGTCGCCACCGGCGTGCGCGCCCAGACCCTCAAGGAGCTCCGGGACGGTCTGCTCTCCGTGGAGGGGAACAGCCTGTATCATCACTTCTGGGGGAGGCTGCTGCGGCCTCGACTGGACGAGCCGGAGTACACGAACGATTTTGCGTCCTGGGCCTATCACGCACTTCACGAGAAGCCCCTGGCCGAACGGCTGAGCATGGCCAATCCCTCCGAGTTCGAGAACCTGGAGCAGCTTCGGGAGGAGGTCGTGGAGATCTTGGAGCAGCGGCTGGACGAGAGCGAGTGGAGCCCAGGGGCGCGGGCGGACCAGCAGTTTCACTTTCTCCAGGCTCGGGTGGTCATCTTCGACACAGGTGTCTCGATCGGGACCCCCGAAGATCTCGTGGGGGTCCTCCCGAGCTTGCCCACCGGAAGCGTTTACTACCACTTCATCGACGCGCGACGGCGTACACAGGGGCGGCGGGACGACTTCTCGGCGTGGCTCTCGGGGTTCGGGGAGTCGTACCGGCCGCTGTTGGCGCGGATCGCGGCCCTCGACCCCTACTTCTCCTCCCTGAAGGAGGTGCGCTATCTCCTGGCCGAGCTCTTCCGAACCCACCTGGGGAGGTGA
- a CDS encoding mechanosensitive ion channel domain-containing protein yields MKDRLSALDLSAWWEVLLSTGVLLFAIAAGLVAHRFLVRIVGRWAVRTPFFPDDLLGTYWNRPTRLLLPLVLVLVFLPSLALPAALDALFRHALSLGFIASLSWLAIATASALRDAVLARYDITTRDNLKARAVYTQLQVVHRIAVAVILIVGISSGLMTFDRIRQVGVSILASAGILGVILGFAAQKSIATMFAGIQIAITQPIRLDDVVIVEGEWGRIEEITLTYVVVRIWDLRRLVVPITHFIEKPFQNWTRISADLLGTVFLHADYRVPVDAVRQELHRILQESPEWDGKAWGLQVTNATERTVELRALMSAPDSGAAWNLRCAVREKLLAFLREHHPESLPRVRAEVERPRRTSPGEGDRFPFRAGAPEPGNPEEETV; encoded by the coding sequence ATGAAGGACAGGCTTTCGGCGCTCGACCTCTCCGCCTGGTGGGAGGTCCTCCTCTCGACGGGCGTGCTGCTCTTCGCGATCGCCGCAGGACTGGTGGCCCACCGATTCCTCGTTCGGATCGTCGGCCGATGGGCGGTGCGTACCCCGTTCTTCCCCGACGACCTCCTGGGCACCTACTGGAATCGCCCCACCCGGCTGCTCCTGCCCCTGGTGCTGGTCCTGGTATTCCTACCCTCCCTCGCCCTGCCTGCCGCCCTCGACGCCCTGTTCCGGCACGCCCTCAGCCTGGGCTTCATCGCGTCCCTGAGCTGGCTCGCGATCGCGACGGCCTCCGCCTTGCGGGACGCGGTGCTGGCCCGCTACGACATTACCACTCGGGACAACCTCAAGGCTCGCGCGGTGTACACCCAGCTCCAGGTCGTGCACCGGATCGCGGTGGCCGTGATCCTGATCGTGGGAATTTCCTCCGGTCTCATGACTTTCGACAGGATACGCCAGGTGGGGGTGAGCATCCTGGCCTCGGCTGGGATCCTGGGCGTCATCCTGGGTTTCGCGGCACAGAAGAGCATCGCTACCATGTTCGCGGGGATCCAGATTGCCATCACCCAGCCCATCCGGCTCGACGACGTCGTCATCGTGGAGGGGGAGTGGGGCCGCATCGAGGAGATCACCCTCACCTACGTGGTCGTGCGCATCTGGGACCTGCGCCGCCTGGTGGTCCCCATTACCCACTTCATCGAGAAGCCCTTTCAGAACTGGACCCGAATCTCGGCCGACCTGCTGGGGACCGTGTTCCTCCATGCGGACTACCGCGTCCCGGTGGACGCGGTCCGCCAGGAGCTCCACCGGATCCTGCAGGAGTCGCCGGAGTGGGACGGCAAGGCCTGGGGCCTCCAGGTGACCAACGCCACCGAGCGCACCGTGGAGCTGCGGGCCCTGATGAGCGCGCCGGACTCGGGGGCCGCCTGGAACCTGCGGTGCGCCGTGCGCGAGAAGCTCCTGGCCTTCCTCCGGGAGCACCACCCGGAAAGCTTGCCTCGGGTCCGTGCCGAGGTGGAGCGGCCCCGCCGGACTTCGCCCGGCGAGGGCGATCGGTTCCCGTTCCGGGCGGGGGCGCCCGAGCCGGGCAACCCGGAGGAGGAGACGGTATGA